The following are encoded in a window of Chryseobacterium sp. genomic DNA:
- the lysS gene encoding lysine--tRNA ligase, with the protein MQLSEQEIIRREKLATLTKMGIDAFPAEEYKISATTKSIKDDFSEGKQVQIAGRLMSRRIQGKASFAELQDSEGRIQVYFNRDEICTGEDKTLYNEVYKHLLDIGDIIGIEGELFSTQVGEKTVMVKNFKILTKSLRPLPQPRTDENGVVHDAFNDAELRYRQRYVDLTVNPHVKEIFVKRTKLFNAMRTFFNDAGYFEVETPILQSIPGGAAARPFITHHNALDIPLYLRIANELYLKRLIVGGFDGVYEFSKNFRNEGMDRTHNPEFTAMEIYVAYKDYNWMMDFTEKLLEFCAVQVNGTTTATFGENQIDFKAPYPRVSMTEAIQKFTGFDITGKTEKELYDFAKSIGIEVDETMGKGKLIDEIFGEKCEGNFIQPTFITDYPVEMSPLTKKHRSKEGLTERFELMICGKEVANAYSELNDPIDQRERFESQLALSERGDDEAMFIDNDFLRALEYGMPPTSGLGIGMDRLIMFLTNNASIQEVLFFPQMKPEKTVPQVELGEDEKVILEILNSQEEAMKLSEVKERAQLSGKKWDKATKNLTKFEMIKVEKSADEILIYLV; encoded by the coding sequence ATGCAGTTATCAGAACAGGAAATCATCAGAAGAGAAAAGTTGGCAACCCTTACCAAAATGGGTATTGACGCTTTTCCGGCAGAGGAGTATAAAATCTCAGCAACTACCAAAAGTATAAAGGACGATTTCAGTGAAGGTAAACAGGTGCAGATTGCGGGACGACTAATGAGCCGAAGGATTCAGGGTAAGGCAAGTTTTGCTGAGCTCCAGGATTCCGAAGGCAGGATTCAGGTTTATTTTAACAGGGATGAAATCTGTACAGGTGAAGACAAAACCCTGTACAATGAAGTTTATAAACACCTTTTGGACATCGGTGATATCATCGGTATTGAAGGTGAACTTTTCAGTACTCAGGTGGGTGAGAAAACCGTAATGGTAAAGAATTTCAAAATTCTTACGAAATCCCTTCGTCCGCTGCCGCAGCCACGTACCGATGAGAACGGAGTGGTCCATGACGCATTTAATGATGCAGAACTGCGTTACAGACAGCGTTATGTAGACCTTACTGTAAATCCACATGTAAAGGAGATATTCGTTAAGCGTACAAAACTTTTCAACGCCATGCGTACCTTCTTCAATGATGCAGGCTATTTTGAGGTAGAAACACCTATCCTTCAGTCTATTCCCGGTGGTGCAGCTGCCAGGCCTTTCATCACGCATCATAACGCGCTTGATATTCCACTGTATTTAAGGATTGCCAATGAACTTTATCTGAAAAGACTTATTGTTGGGGGCTTCGATGGTGTTTATGAGTTTTCCAAAAATTTCAGAAATGAGGGCATGGACCGTACCCATAATCCGGAATTTACGGCGATGGAAATCTATGTGGCCTATAAAGACTATAACTGGATGATGGACTTCACTGAAAAACTGCTGGAATTCTGTGCGGTTCAGGTAAACGGTACCACTACTGCTACCTTCGGCGAGAACCAGATTGATTTTAAAGCTCCCTATCCACGGGTGTCCATGACGGAAGCCATCCAGAAGTTTACAGGTTTTGACATTACAGGAAAAACCGAAAAAGAACTTTACGATTTTGCTAAATCGATTGGTATTGAGGTGGACGAAACCATGGGCAAAGGAAAACTCATCGATGAAATTTTCGGTGAGAAGTGTGAAGGTAACTTCATTCAGCCTACATTTATCACTGATTATCCGGTTGAAATGTCTCCATTAACCAAAAAGCACCGCAGTAAAGAAGGCCTTACCGAACGTTTTGAACTGATGATCTGCGGAAAGGAGGTGGCCAACGCCTATTCGGAGCTTAACGACCCAATTGATCAACGCGAACGTTTTGAATCTCAGCTTGCACTTTCTGAAAGGGGGGATGATGAAGCAATGTTCATAGATAATGATTTCCTGCGCGCCCTGGAATACGGGATGCCGCCAACTTCAGGTCTGGGGATCGGTATGGACAGGTTAATTATGTTCCTGACCAATAACGCTTCTATCCAGGAAGTACTTTTCTTTCCTCAGATGAAGCCCGAAAAAACAGTTCCGCAAGTTGAGCTGGGGGAGGATGAAAAGGTGATATTGGAAATACTTAACTCTCAGGAAGAAGCCATGAAGCTTTCCGAAGTGAAGGAACGTGCACAACTGTCCGGTAAGAAATGGGATAAAGCGACCAAAAACCTTACGAAATTTGAAATGATTAAGGTTGAAAAATCGGCTGATGAAATCCTGATTTACCTGGTTTAA
- a CDS encoding RsiV family protein, with translation MKQLLCTLTLAGVLSASCNKKTVEKSLPDTSYNKTDTTAAREKVSFAVDSLKIADSAVISPTLTLEYSQNVLLFKGLKKAVLDTLYADVLFQDGNVLPNYSKTTVQKAASDLMHSYFVDSRTDYRDFMPERSQKWDQHSAMKVHGNYHGLLTVQYTGYGYTGGAHGYAYENYRTADIIQQKNIKLEDIVDLEAVPWNQLLLAHLGSRKGELFEPATLTYTQNFFFDQDSLTFVYGQYEIAPYASGIIQIALPLSRISGALKPEFKERMGIPAK, from the coding sequence ATGAAACAATTACTTTGTACGCTGACACTTGCAGGCGTTCTCTCTGCAAGCTGCAACAAGAAAACTGTGGAAAAATCTCTGCCGGACACTTCATATAACAAAACGGATACTACAGCGGCCAGGGAGAAGGTATCCTTTGCTGTGGATTCGCTTAAAATCGCTGATTCCGCTGTAATTTCCCCAACGCTTACGCTGGAATACAGCCAGAATGTGCTGCTGTTCAAAGGTTTGAAAAAGGCCGTTCTGGACACTCTTTATGCTGATGTACTTTTCCAGGATGGTAATGTATTGCCCAACTATTCTAAAACTACTGTACAGAAAGCCGCATCTGACCTTATGCACAGCTACTTTGTAGATTCCCGTACAGATTACCGCGATTTTATGCCCGAACGGTCTCAAAAATGGGATCAGCATTCTGCGATGAAAGTTCACGGTAATTACCACGGATTACTGACTGTTCAGTATACCGGTTATGGATACACCGGCGGCGCACATGGGTATGCGTATGAGAATTACAGGACAGCCGATATTATTCAGCAAAAAAATATCAAACTGGAGGATATTGTTGATCTAGAAGCAGTTCCGTGGAATCAGCTATTGCTTGCACATCTGGGTTCGCGTAAAGGTGAGCTTTTCGAACCGGCAACTTTAACCTATACCCAAAATTTCTTTTTTGATCAGGATTCACTTACTTTCGTTTACGGGCAGTATGAAATAGCACCCTATGCTTCCGGAATAATTCAGATAGCACTGCCGCTGTCCAGGATTTCAGGAGCGCTGAAGCCAGAATTTAAAGAACGCATGGGTATACCGGCCAAATAA
- a CDS encoding phytoene/squalene synthase family protein → MNNLDIFHTVCGLSSKMVTQKYSTSFAWASTLFKPDIRQHIYNIYGFVRFADEIVDTFHGYDKAQLLAEFESCYRSAADKGISLNPILHSFCRTLHEKNIPAHLVDSFLDSMRMDLGDIRDFNDLRYNEYIYGSAEVVGLMCLKVFVDGNDEEYERLKPYAQSLGAAFQKINFLRDIAADFNDLNRTYFPEVDFSKFSLGDKQRIEEDIARDFAHAFIGIKMLPISSRVAVFMAYKYYLNLFRKIRNTEPALLLTKRIRVSNARKIYLFGEMLLNKNLNLVRL, encoded by the coding sequence ATGAATAATCTTGACATTTTCCACACAGTTTGCGGCCTGTCCTCAAAGATGGTGACGCAAAAATACAGTACCTCATTTGCATGGGCGTCCACACTGTTTAAACCTGACATCAGACAGCATATCTACAATATTTACGGTTTCGTGAGATTCGCCGATGAGATTGTTGATACTTTCCACGGGTATGATAAGGCCCAGCTTCTGGCAGAATTTGAATCCTGTTACCGCAGCGCAGCCGACAAAGGGATTTCTTTAAATCCCATACTGCACTCGTTCTGCCGCACCCTGCATGAAAAAAACATCCCTGCTCATTTGGTGGATTCATTTTTAGATTCCATGCGTATGGACCTTGGCGATATACGGGATTTCAATGATTTGCGCTATAATGAATATATTTACGGAAGTGCTGAAGTGGTAGGTTTAATGTGTCTGAAGGTTTTTGTGGACGGAAACGACGAAGAATATGAGCGACTGAAGCCGTATGCTCAAAGCCTGGGTGCGGCCTTTCAGAAAATAAATTTTCTGCGGGATATTGCAGCCGATTTCAATGACCTGAACAGAACCTACTTCCCTGAGGTGGATTTCAGTAAGTTCAGCCTGGGCGACAAACAGAGGATAGAGGAAGACATTGCCAGAGATTTCGCTCATGCCTTCATTGGCATTAAAATGCTGCCTATTTCCAGTAGGGTGGCCGTTTTTATGGCTTATAAATATTATCTGAACCTGTTCCGGAAGATCAGGAATACCGAGCCGGCACTGCTGCTCACCAAAAGAATCAGGGTGTCCAATGCAAGGAAGATTTACCTTTTTGGCGAGATGTTGCTTAATAAGAACCTAAATTTGGTGCGGCTGTGA
- a CDS encoding phytoene desaturase family protein: protein MKKAVIIGSGFSSLSCACYMAKAGYEVTVLEKNEQIGGRASMLEGDGFRFDMGPSWYWMPDIFERFFADFDRRVEDYYTLEKLSPAYRVYFGEDDYIDIADNPESIIQTFENLEPSSGAHLRRFMEKAEANYKVAMTDLVYNPGKSLLELVSPETAARLPLFFQNISQTVRRNIKNPKLRSILEFPVLFLGAKPSDTPAFYNFMNHADFGMGTWYPKGGFNAVARGIHQLAVEFGVAFKVNEEVKSIDCQESKVKSVTTQNSTYYADVVISGADYAHTETLLHSGLRNYSESYWQKKTFAPSSFLYYVGFNRKVPKLQHHNLFFDTDFEEHAREIYDTGALPQKPLFYANFSSKTDQGLCDPDKEVGFFLIPVAVDLQDSQEIHDRYFDLILERIRKNTGEDLRDAVAFKKSFGVQDFKERYHSCRGNAYGLANTLLQTSVLRPRIDNRKLSNLFYTGQLTVPGPGVPPALISGKVVAEYICKEHKSPNHPQYTYE, encoded by the coding sequence ATGAAAAAAGCAGTTATCATTGGATCCGGTTTTTCATCTTTATCATGTGCCTGCTATATGGCCAAGGCCGGTTATGAGGTAACGGTCCTGGAGAAAAATGAGCAGATCGGCGGACGCGCTTCCATGCTGGAAGGCGATGGCTTCCGCTTCGATATGGGACCCAGCTGGTATTGGATGCCTGATATTTTCGAAAGGTTTTTTGCTGATTTTGACCGCAGGGTTGAGGATTATTATACACTGGAAAAGCTCTCACCTGCCTACAGGGTATATTTTGGCGAAGATGATTACATAGACATCGCGGATAATCCTGAAAGCATTATCCAGACATTTGAAAATTTAGAACCCAGTAGTGGCGCTCATCTTCGCAGGTTTATGGAAAAAGCAGAGGCTAATTACAAAGTAGCCATGACGGACCTTGTGTACAATCCCGGTAAATCCCTGCTTGAACTGGTAAGTCCGGAAACAGCTGCACGTCTTCCCTTATTTTTTCAGAATATTTCACAAACTGTCCGCCGCAACATTAAGAATCCTAAGTTACGCAGCATTCTGGAATTTCCCGTGCTCTTTCTGGGCGCAAAACCGTCGGATACTCCTGCTTTTTACAACTTTATGAACCATGCGGATTTCGGCATGGGCACCTGGTATCCGAAAGGTGGCTTCAACGCGGTTGCAAGGGGAATTCATCAACTGGCGGTTGAATTTGGGGTAGCATTTAAGGTTAATGAAGAGGTGAAGTCGATAGACTGCCAGGAAAGCAAGGTGAAATCCGTAACTACTCAGAACTCCACTTATTATGCAGATGTTGTGATCTCCGGCGCCGATTACGCCCATACCGAAACTTTACTCCACAGCGGCCTGCGGAATTATTCAGAATCTTACTGGCAGAAGAAGACTTTTGCTCCTTCATCGTTCCTGTATTATGTGGGATTCAACAGAAAAGTGCCGAAGTTGCAGCATCATAACCTTTTCTTTGACACCGATTTTGAGGAGCATGCCCGTGAAATCTATGATACCGGTGCATTGCCCCAAAAACCTCTTTTTTACGCGAATTTCTCCAGCAAAACAGATCAGGGGCTTTGCGATCCTGATAAGGAAGTAGGCTTTTTCCTCATTCCCGTGGCTGTGGACCTTCAGGATTCGCAGGAAATTCATGACCGCTACTTTGATCTGATTCTGGAGCGCATCAGAAAAAACACGGGTGAAGACCTGCGGGACGCTGTTGCTTTTAAGAAGAGTTTCGGTGTGCAGGATTTCAAAGAGCGCTATCATTCCTGCAGGGGCAATGCCTACGGTCTTGCCAACACGCTTCTGCAGACTTCCGTGCTGAGGCCGAGAATTGACAACAGGAAACTAAGCAATCTTTTTTATACGGGACAACTCACGGTGCCGGGCCCCGGAGTTCCGCCCGCGCTTATTTCGGGAAAAGTTGTCGCTGAGTATATTTGTAAAGAACACAAATCACCAAATCACCCACAGTATACCTATGAATAA
- a CDS encoding c-type cytochrome, whose translation MNKFFMACIVAGLLMTSCAKKETSSVPDFDAPPASAPEKVQEIKAEDPMARITEGKSLIEGTDCMTCHKTDSKLIGPSYLEIAAKYDNSPENLELLAGKIIDGGSGVWGSVPMSAHPGMSRDNAKKMVEYILSLRVN comes from the coding sequence ATGAATAAATTTTTTATGGCCTGTATAGTTGCAGGTCTGCTGATGACTTCATGCGCTAAAAAAGAGACTTCTTCTGTTCCTGATTTTGACGCACCACCAGCTTCTGCGCCGGAAAAGGTTCAGGAAATTAAGGCGGAAGATCCCATGGCCAGAATAACAGAAGGTAAATCACTTATAGAAGGAACCGACTGTATGACCTGTCATAAAACAGACAGTAAACTTATCGGTCCTTCCTACCTTGAAATTGCGGCAAAATATGATAACAGTCCGGAAAACCTTGAACTGCTTGCCGGCAAAATAATTGATGGCGGCAGCGGTGTGTGGGGTAGTGTCCCAATGTCTGCCCATCCCGGCATGAGCCGTGACAATGCAAAGAAGATGGTGGAATACATTCTGAGTCTGCGGGTAAATTAG
- the gyrB gene encoding DNA topoisomerase (ATP-hydrolyzing) subunit B yields the protein MSQKQYTASSIQALEGMEHVRMRPSMYIGDVGLRGLHHLVYEVVDNSIDEALAGHCDTISVTIHEGESISVKDNGRGIPVDFHEKEQKSALEVVMTKIGAGGKFDKDSYKVSGGLHGVGVSVVNALSVSLVATVNRDGKVYQQKYSRGAALGPVKEIGTTDGRGTEVFFEPDETIFQEILFNYDTLAARLRELAFLNRGISITLTDERVKNEDGSLQQETFYSEGGLKEFVEFIDGNREAIMDNVIFMEGERDDIPVEVAMRYNTSFNENLHSYVNNINTHEGGTHLTGFRRALTRTLKKFADELGIPAKEKVEVTGDDFREGLTAIISVKVMEPQFEGQTKTKLGNSEVAGAVDKIVGEMLTNFLEENPNEAKMIVQKVVLAAKARQAAKKAREMVQRKSPMGGAGLPGKLADCSSKDPAISEIYLVEGDSAGGTAKQGRDRHFQAILPLRGKILNVEKSMIHKVYDNEEIKNIYTALGVSVGTEEDSKALNLSKLRYHKVVIMTDADVDGSHISTLILTFFFRYMKELIEQGYVYIASPPLYLLKKGNKKIYAWNEKEREDYTLEMSPDGKGVDVQRYKGLGEMNAEQLWETTMNPDHRMMKQVTIDNAGEADRIFSMLMGDEVPPRREFIEKNAKYARIDV from the coding sequence ATGAGTCAGAAACAATATACAGCAAGCAGTATTCAGGCCCTGGAGGGTATGGAACACGTGCGGATGAGACCTTCCATGTACATAGGTGATGTAGGTTTACGGGGTCTTCATCATTTGGTTTATGAGGTTGTGGATAATTCCATTGACGAGGCACTGGCCGGACACTGCGATACCATTTCGGTAACCATACATGAGGGAGAATCCATTTCCGTAAAGGACAACGGTCGTGGGATTCCGGTAGATTTCCACGAAAAAGAACAGAAATCAGCTCTGGAAGTGGTAATGACCAAAATTGGTGCCGGAGGTAAGTTCGACAAGGATTCCTATAAGGTCTCCGGTGGTTTGCATGGTGTGGGTGTTTCGGTTGTTAACGCACTTTCCGTGTCTCTTGTGGCAACCGTAAACCGTGACGGCAAGGTATATCAGCAAAAATATTCACGTGGGGCAGCCCTGGGGCCGGTGAAGGAGATTGGAACAACAGACGGGAGAGGTACGGAAGTATTCTTTGAACCGGATGAAACTATTTTTCAGGAAATACTGTTTAATTATGATACTCTGGCCGCACGCCTGCGCGAACTGGCCTTCCTGAACCGCGGTATCTCCATCACCCTTACAGACGAGAGGGTAAAGAATGAAGACGGATCCTTACAGCAGGAAACATTCTATTCTGAGGGCGGGCTTAAGGAATTTGTTGAATTCATCGACGGCAACCGCGAGGCCATCATGGATAATGTGATCTTCATGGAGGGCGAAAGGGATGATATTCCCGTGGAGGTGGCCATGCGCTACAATACGTCGTTTAACGAGAACTTACATTCTTATGTAAATAATATCAATACCCACGAGGGAGGTACACACCTTACAGGTTTCAGACGTGCACTTACCAGGACACTGAAGAAATTTGCCGATGAACTGGGTATACCGGCCAAGGAAAAGGTTGAAGTGACCGGCGACGATTTCCGTGAGGGACTTACAGCCATTATTTCGGTGAAAGTAATGGAGCCTCAGTTTGAAGGTCAGACTAAAACCAAACTGGGTAACTCCGAGGTCGCAGGAGCTGTAGATAAGATCGTGGGCGAAATGCTGACCAATTTCCTGGAAGAGAATCCTAATGAAGCCAAGATGATTGTGCAGAAAGTAGTTTTGGCGGCTAAAGCGCGGCAGGCTGCCAAGAAAGCACGTGAAATGGTGCAGCGAAAATCACCTATGGGCGGAGCCGGACTTCCAGGTAAGCTTGCAGACTGCTCTTCCAAGGATCCGGCGATTTCAGAAATCTACCTGGTGGAGGGGGATTCGGCAGGTGGAACTGCCAAGCAGGGCCGTGACCGTCATTTCCAGGCGATTCTTCCGTTGCGCGGTAAGATCCTGAACGTGGAAAAATCCATGATCCATAAGGTCTACGATAATGAGGAGATTAAAAATATCTATACGGCTCTTGGTGTGTCGGTAGGAACTGAAGAGGACAGCAAAGCACTCAATCTCTCTAAACTGAGATACCATAAGGTAGTGATCATGACCGATGCCGATGTGGACGGTTCACACATTTCCACACTGATCCTGACCTTCTTCTTCCGTTATATGAAGGAGCTTATAGAGCAGGGCTACGTGTATATCGCATCGCCGCCACTTTACCTCCTGAAGAAAGGTAATAAGAAGATTTATGCCTGGAACGAAAAGGAGCGGGAAGATTACACCCTGGAAATGTCTCCGGACGGAAAAGGGGTTGATGTACAGCGTTATAAAGGTCTCGGTGAGATGAACGCTGAACAATTATGGGAAACCACAATGAATCCGGATCACCGTATGATGAAACAGGTAACAATAGACAACGCAGGTGAGGCCGACCGGATCTTCTCCATGTTAATGGGTGATGAAGTACCGCCAAGGAGAGAATTCATTGAGAAGAACGCTAAATACGCACGTATTGACGTCTGA
- a CDS encoding sterol desaturase family protein encodes MEVLFYILITVAVFVGMEGITWLTHKYIMHGLGWYFHEDHHQPGYPHVFEKNDFFFVVFAVPCMLLCYFGSWYGLNWLFFVGLGVFLYGMCYFMVHDVLIHRRFKWFDKTNNWYFRALRKAHKIHHKHLGKEDGECFGMLFVPLRYFREAKSSTK; translated from the coding sequence ATGGAAGTTCTTTTTTATATTTTAATTACTGTTGCTGTATTTGTAGGTATGGAAGGGATTACCTGGCTTACGCACAAGTACATTATGCACGGGCTGGGTTGGTATTTTCATGAGGACCATCATCAGCCCGGATATCCGCATGTTTTCGAGAAAAATGATTTCTTTTTCGTTGTATTCGCTGTTCCTTGTATGCTATTATGTTATTTTGGTAGCTGGTATGGCCTCAACTGGCTGTTCTTTGTAGGATTGGGCGTTTTTCTGTACGGCATGTGCTATTTCATGGTGCATGATGTCCTTATTCACCGCCGTTTCAAGTGGTTCGACAAAACCAATAACTGGTATTTCCGGGCACTGAGAAAAGCACATAAGATTCATCATAAACATTTGGGAAAGGAAGACGGCGAATGTTTCGGCATGCTGTTCGTGCCGCTGCGCTACTTCCGCGAAGCAAAATCATCAACAAAATAA
- a CDS encoding MarR family winged helix-turn-helix transcriptional regulator produces MELHLIIEILTELDHFQKSHPQNQQSLEDFRMHLNQRAYQRETPRNLSEKFDLKVYDLENEIAKQVIMLGRYSKQLIRKSLENHPALANEDFTYLFRMMDYESLTKMQLIEKNAHEKQTGIEIIKRLVKNGLFKESPDENDKRSTRISVTEKGRNVFLDSMQDITKVSRIMCGQLSLKEKEALLSSLKKLNTFHHTVYSNFKNEDTDEIMKML; encoded by the coding sequence ATGGAACTTCATCTTATCATTGAAATTCTGACAGAACTGGACCATTTTCAGAAAAGTCATCCACAAAACCAGCAAAGTCTGGAAGATTTCCGCATGCACCTTAACCAAAGAGCTTACCAAAGAGAGACTCCCAGGAATCTTTCTGAAAAATTTGACCTTAAGGTATATGATCTGGAGAATGAAATCGCCAAGCAGGTGATCATGCTTGGACGTTATTCCAAACAGCTTATCCGAAAATCACTGGAAAACCATCCTGCCCTGGCAAATGAGGATTTCACTTATCTGTTCCGGATGATGGATTATGAGAGCCTGACGAAAATGCAACTCATTGAAAAAAATGCGCACGAAAAGCAGACGGGCATTGAAATCATTAAACGTCTGGTAAAGAACGGCTTGTTTAAGGAAAGTCCTGATGAGAATGACAAGCGCAGCACACGGATTTCAGTAACGGAGAAGGGCCGCAATGTTTTTTTAGACTCCATGCAGGACATTACCAAAGTTTCCAGGATCATGTGTGGGCAACTCAGCCTCAAGGAAAAAGAAGCACTTCTTTCCTCACTTAAAAAACTGAATACTTTTCATCACACGGTTTACTCCAACTTCAAAAATGAAGACACCGATGAAATTATGAAAATGCTTTAA
- a CDS encoding diacylglycerol/lipid kinase family protein: MLRTAFIINPRSAKNSADHFLRQLKARIPDPLVHISQSVQSTHDFILENFDEADIFVAVGGDGTISSVASNLLNTSKLLAVIPAGSGNGFSREMKFSSSLDHLLGKIKAGNVEEIDTFTVNGRISVNVSGTGFDGEVIQAFEKTSRGFANYIRTSVAKYRSYRPIKVRFEEKYSDCNGEYLMINVANTRQFGNNAFIAPHASHSDGLLEIALVRKFPFIHAPVFAYRMFSKKLIPNQYIKYLSVPEIRFEVDSNVWHLDGEGVKIPSPVHIKIWPKSLKIVV, from the coding sequence ATGTTGCGCACCGCTTTTATAATCAATCCACGTTCTGCAAAAAACAGTGCAGACCACTTTCTCAGACAACTAAAGGCCCGGATACCGGATCCCCTTGTCCATATTTCCCAGTCGGTACAGTCAACACATGATTTCATCCTGGAAAATTTTGATGAGGCAGATATTTTTGTTGCAGTTGGCGGAGACGGTACCATATCCAGTGTAGCTTCAAACCTGCTGAACACTTCAAAACTCCTGGCTGTAATTCCGGCAGGATCAGGTAACGGTTTTTCTCGTGAGATGAAATTTTCTTCAAGCCTGGATCACTTGCTGGGTAAAATAAAGGCAGGCAATGTTGAGGAGATTGATACTTTCACGGTGAATGGCAGGATTTCCGTCAATGTTTCAGGTACCGGTTTTGACGGCGAAGTAATACAGGCATTTGAGAAGACCTCCCGTGGTTTTGCCAATTACATCCGCACTTCCGTGGCAAAATACAGGAGTTACAGACCCATCAAGGTACGTTTTGAAGAAAAATACAGTGACTGCAACGGCGAATATCTGATGATTAACGTGGCCAATACCCGGCAGTTTGGTAACAATGCCTTTATCGCACCTCACGCCAGCCATAGTGACGGACTGCTGGAGATCGCCCTGGTGCGGAAATTCCCTTTCATACACGCACCGGTTTTTGCATACCGAATGTTCTCAAAAAAACTCATTCCAAATCAGTACATAAAATATCTGTCCGTGCCGGAAATCCGGTTTGAGGTCGATAGTAATGTCTGGCATCTGGATGGTGAGGGTGTCAAAATACCTTCGCCAGTGCATATAAAAATATGGCCAAAAAGCCTGAAAATTGTTGTGTAA